The Terriglobia bacterium genome has a segment encoding these proteins:
- the tsf gene encoding translation elongation factor Ts: MSTQPEATQISAQLVKELRERTSAGFSDCRAALVEAGGDLEKAISVLRKKGQAAAAKKAQREASEGLVGSYIHAGGKIGVLVEVNCESDFVARTEAFQHLCHEVAMHIAALDPRYVRREEVTPEMLEKEREIYREQARATGKPEAIIEKIVSGKMEKFYEENCLYEQHFIKDESLSITELINQAIAKLGENISVRRFVRFKVGEGPGAAAGAA; this comes from the coding sequence ATGAGCACTCAACCGGAAGCGACGCAAATATCCGCACAGCTGGTGAAAGAGCTGCGCGAGCGCACCAGCGCGGGATTCAGCGATTGCCGGGCGGCCCTGGTGGAAGCCGGTGGAGACCTCGAGAAGGCCATCAGCGTGCTGCGCAAGAAGGGGCAGGCGGCGGCGGCCAAGAAGGCGCAGCGCGAGGCCAGCGAGGGCCTGGTGGGCAGCTACATCCACGCGGGCGGGAAGATCGGCGTGCTGGTGGAAGTGAACTGCGAATCGGATTTCGTGGCGCGCACGGAGGCCTTCCAGCACCTGTGCCACGAGGTGGCCATGCACATCGCGGCGCTGGATCCGCGCTACGTGCGGCGCGAGGAAGTGACGCCGGAGATGCTTGAGAAAGAGCGCGAGATCTACCGCGAGCAGGCGCGGGCCACGGGCAAGCCGGAGGCCATCATCGAGAAGATCGTGTCCGGGAAGATGGAGAAGTTCTACGAAGAGAACTGTCTCTACGAGCAGCATTTCATCAAGGACGAGTCGCTGAGCATCACGGAGCTGATCAACCAGGCGATTGCCAAGCTGGGGGAAAACATTTCGGTGCGGCGGTTCGTGCGCTTCAAGGTGGGCGAGGGCCCGGGCGCGGCGGCGGGCGCGGCGTAG
- the rpsB gene encoding 30S ribosomal protein S2 — protein MKELLEAGVHFGHQTRRWNPKMKEFIFGERNGIHIIDLQKTLKMFREASRFVSEMTGQGRTILFVGTKRQAQEAVAEEAKRCGAFFVNHRWLGGTLTNWATLQKSIKRLKLLKAMIEDGRMDQLSKKERARLEREMKSLFQNLEGIENMTQIPDAMFVIDSNAEEIAVKEARRMGVPVVSVVDTNCDPDLVDWIIPGNDDALRAIRLFTSKISESVIEGHAAYQQTQVAEQKAAEDQALAEQVEYVDTSAYEQYEKQEGDFVEGAPVEGAGAGAAEAPAAAEAEVPAAVPTSEEVKS, from the coding sequence ATGAAAGAGTTGCTGGAGGCCGGAGTACATTTCGGTCACCAGACCCGCCGCTGGAACCCCAAGATGAAGGAATTCATTTTCGGCGAGCGCAACGGCATCCACATCATTGACCTGCAGAAAACCCTCAAGATGTTCCGCGAAGCGAGCCGCTTCGTGAGCGAAATGACCGGACAAGGCCGGACCATTCTATTTGTAGGCACCAAGCGCCAGGCCCAGGAAGCGGTCGCCGAAGAGGCGAAGCGCTGCGGAGCGTTCTTCGTGAACCACCGCTGGCTGGGCGGGACGCTGACCAACTGGGCGACGCTGCAGAAGTCCATCAAGCGGCTGAAGCTGCTGAAGGCCATGATCGAAGACGGGCGCATGGACCAGTTGTCGAAGAAAGAGCGGGCGCGGCTGGAACGCGAGATGAAGAGCCTGTTCCAGAATCTCGAAGGCATCGAGAACATGACGCAGATCCCCGATGCGATGTTCGTGATCGATTCCAACGCGGAAGAGATCGCGGTGAAGGAAGCGCGGCGGATGGGCGTGCCGGTGGTGTCCGTGGTGGACACCAACTGCGACCCCGACCTGGTGGACTGGATCATCCCAGGGAACGACGACGCGCTGCGCGCGATTCGCCTGTTCACCTCGAAGATTTCCGAGTCGGTGATCGAAGGCCACGCCGCCTACCAGCAGACGCAGGTGGCGGAGCAGAAGGCCGCGGAAGACCAGGCCCTGGCCGAGCAGGTGGAATACGTGGACACGAGCGCCTACGAGCAGTACGAGAAGCAGGAAGGCGACTTCGTGGAAGGCGCCCCCGTGGAAGGGGCCGGCGCAGGCGCCGCGGAAGCGCCGGCGGCTGCGGAAGCCGAAGTCCCGGCCGCGGTTCCGACCAGCGAAGAAGTAAAGAGCTAA
- the rpsI gene encoding 30S ribosomal protein S9: MSASAAPLGGVKWFLGTGRRKESVARVFLRPGTGKFTVNGKTPEVYFPNHAWKHAATEPLKFTSLQDQVDVMVTANGGGVGGQSGAVRMGLSRALIRFNPELQPALRKNGFLTRDSRMKERKKYGQKGARKRFQFTKR; this comes from the coding sequence GTGAGTGCATCGGCAGCGCCCCTTGGGGGCGTGAAATGGTTTCTGGGGACGGGCCGCCGCAAGGAATCGGTGGCGCGCGTGTTCCTGCGTCCGGGTACCGGGAAGTTCACGGTGAACGGAAAGACGCCGGAAGTGTATTTCCCGAATCACGCTTGGAAGCACGCGGCGACGGAACCGCTGAAGTTCACCAGCCTGCAGGACCAGGTGGACGTGATGGTGACGGCGAACGGCGGGGGCGTGGGCGGGCAGTCCGGAGCGGTGCGCATGGGGCTGTCGCGCGCGCTGATCCGGTTCAATCCGGAGCTGCAGCCGGCGCTGCGCAAAAACGGATTTTTGACGCGCGACTCGCGGATGAAGGAGCGCAAGAAGTACGGGCAGAAGGGCGCGCGGAAGCGCTTCCAGTTCACCAAGCGCTAA
- the rplM gene encoding 50S ribosomal protein L13 — MRTYVAKGAEAEALKVGANWFVVDATNVVLGRLATKVARLLIGKDKASFTPYLDSGDHVVVINADKIRMTGNKVEQKMYYSHSGYPGGLKEVPAKRLRPVKADWMVREAILGMLPKNKLRARRAKKLRVYRDASGLAKHAGQKPQPLAV; from the coding sequence ATGAGGACGTACGTAGCCAAGGGAGCAGAGGCGGAAGCGCTGAAAGTGGGCGCGAACTGGTTTGTGGTGGACGCCACGAACGTGGTGCTGGGGCGGCTGGCGACGAAGGTGGCGCGGCTGCTGATCGGGAAGGATAAGGCGAGCTTTACGCCGTATCTGGACTCGGGCGACCACGTGGTGGTGATCAACGCGGACAAGATCCGCATGACCGGGAACAAGGTCGAGCAGAAGATGTATTACAGCCACAGCGGGTATCCGGGAGGGCTGAAGGAAGTGCCGGCGAAGAGGCTGCGTCCGGTGAAGGCCGACTGGATGGTGCGCGAAGCGATTCTGGGCATGCTGCCGAAGAACAAGCTGCGGGCGCGGCGGGCCAAGAAGCTGCGCGTGTACCGCGACGCGAGCGGGCTGGCGAAGCACGCCGGGCAGAAGCCGCAGCCGCTGGCGGTATAA
- a CDS encoding GIY-YIG nuclease family protein, translating into MEHTFSVYILASRSRSLYTGVTNDLERRMTEHRQGVIPGFTTRYRVFRLVHVELFAHINDAIAREKEIKGWRREKKIHLIEQGNPVWEDLAARLPHAYKSQKLQSRSLTRSADPDERIRDDNSKDGADGIAHHTAHGNPDSKSDRKADSKAPMSFRTKLGICFSLRLS; encoded by the coding sequence ATGGAACACACCTTTTCCGTCTACATCCTCGCCAGCCGCTCCCGCTCGCTCTACACCGGCGTAACCAACGACCTCGAGCGCCGAATGACCGAACACCGCCAAGGCGTTATCCCAGGCTTCACCACCCGTTATCGCGTCTTCCGGCTTGTCCACGTCGAACTTTTCGCTCACATCAATGACGCCATCGCCCGCGAGAAGGAAATCAAAGGCTGGCGCCGCGAAAAGAAAATCCATCTGATCGAGCAGGGAAACCCGGTTTGGGAAGACCTCGCTGCCCGACTTCCGCACGCATATAAAAGTCAGAAGCTTCAAAGCAGATCCCTCACCCGTTCGGCAGACCCGGACGAACGGATTCGGGATGACAACTCAAAGGACGGGGCGGACGGCATCGCGCATCACACCGCGCACGGCAACCCGGACAGCAAAAGCGACCGCAAGGCGGACAGCAAGGCACCCATGTCATTCCGAACGAAGTTAGGAATCTGCTTTTCTCTTAGACTCTCCTAG
- a CDS encoding aminotransferase class IV: MIHRHIFHNESLLPIEKVRLSPGQAGLLCGWGLFTTLRIVRGEAFAYERHWRRLEKDAALIRLPMPYPSVKVRLHLQDVIRANKVSEGCARIYLVYNQVGFWQSDEKAPQVDLLIYTAPLPEYREPVRLALRPHGRHAASPLAGVKSISWLNNVWSVAEAQREGFDEVVLLNERGEVAECTAANIFAVKGGKIHTPPLSSGCLEGVTRAILFEIAPEAGIPIVEQALHPEDLYSADEVFISSTNRNLISASEIAGHPIAAAPGPATLRLRQAFDDHVAEYVNRRIASAARS; encoded by the coding sequence GTGATTCATCGCCACATCTTTCATAACGAAAGCCTGCTGCCCATCGAAAAAGTTCGGCTCTCGCCCGGACAGGCGGGGCTCCTCTGCGGCTGGGGCCTCTTCACCACCCTGCGCATCGTGCGCGGCGAGGCTTTCGCCTACGAGCGCCACTGGCGCCGCCTCGAAAAGGATGCCGCGCTCATCCGCCTGCCCATGCCCTACCCCTCCGTCAAAGTCCGCTTGCATCTCCAGGACGTGATCCGCGCCAACAAGGTCAGCGAAGGCTGCGCGCGCATCTATCTCGTCTACAATCAGGTCGGCTTCTGGCAGAGCGACGAAAAGGCCCCCCAGGTGGACCTGCTCATCTACACCGCGCCGCTCCCCGAATACCGCGAGCCCGTGCGCCTCGCGCTGCGCCCGCATGGCCGCCACGCGGCCTCGCCTCTCGCCGGTGTCAAGAGCATCTCCTGGCTCAACAATGTCTGGTCCGTCGCCGAAGCCCAGCGCGAAGGCTTCGACGAAGTGGTCCTGCTCAACGAACGCGGCGAAGTCGCCGAATGCACCGCCGCCAATATCTTCGCCGTCAAAGGCGGCAAGATCCATACGCCGCCGCTCAGTTCCGGCTGCCTGGAAGGCGTAACCCGCGCCATCCTCTTTGAGATCGCGCCCGAAGCGGGCATCCCCATCGTCGAGCAGGCCCTGCACCCCGAGGATCTCTACTCCGCCGACGAAGTCTTCATCTCCTCCACCAACCGCAACCTGATCAGCGCCAGCGAAATCGCCGGGCATCCCATCGCCGCCGCTCCCGGCCCCGCCACCCTCCGCCTCCGCCAGGCCTTCGATGACCACGTCGCCGAATACGTCAACCGCCGCATCGCCTCCGCCGCCCGTTCCTAG
- a CDS encoding SpoIIE family protein phosphatase — translation MADTQIIPEAALEVISPDGARRFVRITQSPFLIGRGGETGNHLQLSDRRISRQCAAIVFEGGRFHVEDRGQRRGMFVNGEKIESRPLTAGDTITFGLDDSYQLFFRSSAGEEELPALLTRIEHISSSDNPSGGSLRQLNLLLEATSLLHSQLPLDSVLGTMLDHAVSVTNADRGVLLVPDESGKLRVRLARRSGGSRLPIEGITPSQTALRMALDQQAAVITEDLAQANIDLQAAQSIVTQGLRSVVVIPLYALMRRNTADSAVAPRQDTFLGVVYLDSRRPAAFSKLDRQILDALSVEAASILDNARLVERERERQRMEQEINIARDIQQALLPRNFPLHPHFAVTGCNFPCLSVGGDYFDVFPLSDERTAFLIADVSGKGLGAALLTTMLQGALSGMSLGTDPARVINHVNRFLCEHAEVGRYATLFFAILDRNGNLEFINAGHPSPILIRSGRAEAPFTEGSFPVGLVPEAEYVTARVKLEPNDTLVLFSDGVTEAMDPDDDMYGVPRLQEVLTGQQDVPLEQIQKSILESVENFSRGAHQADDLTLLLVRYRAAHALSDDQGVQAASA, via the coding sequence ATGGCCGACACGCAGATCATTCCCGAAGCGGCTCTCGAGGTGATATCCCCGGACGGCGCACGCCGCTTCGTACGCATTACCCAGAGCCCCTTCCTCATTGGCCGCGGCGGCGAAACCGGCAACCATCTGCAGCTCTCCGACCGCCGCATCTCCCGGCAGTGCGCGGCGATTGTCTTCGAGGGCGGGCGCTTCCACGTCGAGGATCGCGGGCAGCGCCGCGGCATGTTCGTCAACGGCGAAAAAATCGAAAGCCGCCCGCTCACCGCCGGCGACACCATCACCTTCGGCCTCGACGACTCCTATCAGCTTTTCTTCCGTTCTTCGGCCGGCGAGGAAGAGCTGCCGGCCCTGCTCACGCGCATTGAACATATCTCCTCCAGCGACAATCCCTCTGGCGGCAGCCTGCGCCAGCTCAATCTCCTCCTGGAAGCAACTTCCCTGCTGCACTCGCAATTGCCCCTGGATTCCGTCCTGGGCACCATGCTCGATCACGCCGTTTCCGTCACCAATGCCGACCGCGGCGTGCTCCTGGTCCCCGACGAGAGCGGCAAGCTGCGCGTGCGCCTGGCCCGCCGCAGCGGCGGCAGCCGCCTTCCTATCGAGGGCATCACGCCCAGCCAGACCGCTCTGCGCATGGCCCTGGACCAGCAGGCCGCGGTGATCACCGAGGATCTCGCGCAGGCCAACATTGATCTGCAGGCCGCGCAAAGCATTGTCACGCAGGGCTTGCGCTCCGTGGTGGTCATCCCTCTGTACGCTCTGATGCGCCGCAACACCGCGGACTCCGCCGTCGCCCCACGCCAGGACACTTTTCTGGGCGTCGTCTATCTCGACTCCCGCCGCCCCGCGGCCTTCTCCAAACTTGACCGCCAGATCCTAGACGCCCTCTCCGTGGAGGCCGCCAGCATTCTGGACAACGCCCGCCTTGTCGAGCGCGAACGCGAACGCCAGCGCATGGAGCAGGAGATCAACATCGCCCGCGACATTCAGCAGGCCCTGCTCCCGCGCAATTTCCCGCTTCACCCTCATTTTGCCGTGACCGGCTGCAATTTTCCCTGCCTCTCCGTGGGCGGCGACTACTTCGACGTCTTCCCCCTCAGCGACGAGCGCACCGCCTTTCTCATCGCCGACGTTTCCGGCAAAGGCCTCGGCGCGGCCCTGCTCACCACCATGCTGCAGGGCGCGCTCTCCGGCATGAGCCTGGGCACCGATCCCGCGCGCGTTATCAATCACGTCAACCGCTTCCTCTGCGAGCACGCCGAGGTGGGCCGCTACGCCACCCTGTTCTTCGCCATCCTCGACCGCAACGGCAATCTCGAATTCATCAACGCGGGTCACCCATCCCCCATCCTCATCCGCAGCGGCCGCGCCGAAGCCCCCTTCACCGAAGGCTCCTTCCCCGTGGGCCTCGTTCCCGAAGCCGAATATGTCACCGCCCGCGTCAAGCTCGAGCCCAACGACACCCTGGTCCTCTTCAGCGACGGCGTCACCGAGGCCATGGATCCCGACGACGACATGTACGGCGTCCCGCGCCTCCAGGAGGTTCTTACCGGCCAGCAGGACGTTCCTCTCGAGCAGATTCAAAAATCGATTCTGGAGTCCGTGGAAAATTTCTCCCGCGGCGCGCATCAAGCCGACGACCTGACCCTTCTCCTGGTTCGTTACCGCGCCGCACATGCCCTGAGCGACGACCAGGGCGTTCAGGCCGCTTCGGCCTGA
- a CDS encoding 4-hydroxybutyrate--acetyl-CoA CoA transferase, producing the protein MSAATPQSQYVHKLITPEAGAALIADGSVLCVALGVGAPAALARAVADRVRCGSLQDLHLVYQQSLKPLADTLIQPDILDKIEARNFFIGEPDREMINRGIAEGRKYISYIPCNFSQIPRALTEAIRVNTFVITVSPMDASGHFSLGTNNDYASTVIRHCDRVIVEVNRYMPRVFGDSAVHVSEVHAIVENHVPLPEFPLREPDEDSLTIGKTIAAMIHDGGTLQFGIGNLPTAVARFLHNHNDLGIHSELFSPPFVDLIQRGVINGRKKTLHPRKHVFTIALGNAEMYAFMNDNPSLESYAVSYVNDLRIIAAHDNLISVNTAIEIDLYGQVNAEFINGHQYSGAGGQFDFVKGASLSRGGKSFIALKSAAKSDTISCIVPHVQMATDTRMDVEHIVTEYGCVNLRGRSTRDRALALISIAHPNFREELTAHAKRINLI; encoded by the coding sequence ATGTCCGCTGCAACCCCGCAGTCGCAATACGTTCATAAACTCATCACCCCCGAAGCCGGCGCCGCCTTGATCGCCGACGGCAGCGTCCTCTGCGTGGCTCTGGGCGTCGGCGCACCCGCGGCCCTGGCCCGCGCCGTCGCCGACCGCGTCCGCTGCGGTTCTCTCCAGGATTTGCATCTTGTCTACCAGCAGTCCCTGAAGCCTCTAGCCGACACGCTCATCCAGCCCGACATTTTGGACAAGATCGAAGCCCGCAACTTCTTCATCGGCGAGCCCGACCGCGAAATGATCAATCGCGGGATCGCCGAAGGCCGCAAATATATCTCCTACATTCCCTGCAACTTCAGCCAGATTCCGCGGGCCCTCACCGAAGCCATCCGCGTCAACACCTTCGTCATCACCGTCTCCCCGATGGATGCCTCCGGCCATTTCAGCCTGGGCACCAACAACGACTACGCCTCCACGGTCATCCGCCACTGCGACCGCGTCATCGTCGAGGTCAACCGCTACATGCCCCGCGTCTTCGGGGATTCCGCCGTGCACGTCTCCGAGGTTCACGCCATCGTCGAAAACCACGTGCCCCTGCCCGAATTTCCCCTGCGCGAACCCGATGAAGATTCCCTGACCATCGGCAAGACGATCGCCGCCATGATCCACGACGGCGGCACCCTGCAGTTCGGTATCGGCAATCTGCCCACCGCCGTTGCGCGTTTTCTGCACAACCACAACGATCTGGGCATCCACAGCGAGCTCTTCAGCCCGCCGTTCGTGGACCTCATTCAGCGCGGGGTGATCAATGGCCGCAAGAAAACGCTGCATCCGCGCAAACACGTCTTCACCATCGCCCTGGGCAATGCCGAAATGTACGCCTTCATGAACGACAACCCCTCCCTGGAGAGCTACGCGGTGTCCTACGTGAACGATCTGCGCATCATCGCCGCACATGACAACCTCATTTCCGTCAACACGGCCATCGAGATCGACCTCTACGGGCAGGTCAACGCCGAATTCATAAACGGCCACCAGTACAGCGGCGCCGGGGGCCAGTTCGATTTCGTGAAGGGCGCTTCGCTGTCGCGCGGCGGCAAATCGTTCATCGCGCTCAAATCCGCCGCCAAAAGCGACACCATCTCCTGCATCGTTCCGCACGTGCAGATGGCCACGGACACGCGCATGGACGTGGAGCACATCGTCACCGAATACGGCTGCGTCAACCTGCGCGGGCGCTCGACCCGCGACCGCGCCCTGGCCCTCATCAGCATCGCCCACCCCAACTTCCGCGAGGAGCTCACCGCGCACGCCAAGCGCATCAACTTGATCTAG
- a CDS encoding amidohydrolase family protein codes for MSRSRCTVLLSALLFCASLARAQSSAPPFTVLRAGTLIDGTSDAPRKNQLIFLRGKRIEKITDGGAAIPQGTQIIDLSSATVLPGLIDSHTHIFLQGEDPAQGGYDANILRQGLALRAARATVSVRRALEQGFTTLRDVETEGAGYGDVGIKQAIEAGYIPGPRLFVSTRAISTTGGYNLEGYAPELDMPKGAQLIDGPVEARKAARQQLEHGADWIKVYMTHRSWADKDGHLVAQPTLTLEELQAVVDETHGWGKKVACHAYNGIGLQRALDGGCDSLEHGLEISDAQIAQMARQGTWYCPTIGAYYSDWAPANTAAGVRDRARVALHETSFRKALKANLKIVFGTDTGGLPWSEPMAREFEYMVKLGMSPMEAIQSATSRAAEMLDSKGDLGVLAPGAYADVIAVAGNPLQNIAELQKVRFVMKNGEVFKNDFGK; via the coding sequence ATGTCACGTTCACGCTGCACAGTTCTGCTTAGCGCCTTGCTCTTCTGCGCCAGCCTGGCCCGCGCCCAGTCCAGCGCGCCGCCCTTCACCGTCCTGCGCGCCGGCACGCTCATCGACGGCACGAGCGACGCCCCGCGCAAGAATCAGCTCATTTTCCTGCGCGGCAAGCGCATCGAAAAAATCACCGACGGCGGCGCGGCCATCCCGCAAGGCACGCAAATCATCGACCTCTCCTCCGCCACGGTTCTCCCCGGCTTGATCGATTCGCACACGCACATCTTCCTGCAGGGCGAAGACCCCGCACAGGGCGGCTACGACGCCAACATCCTCCGCCAGGGCCTGGCGCTGCGCGCGGCGCGGGCCACGGTCTCCGTGCGCCGCGCGCTGGAGCAGGGCTTCACCACCCTGCGCGACGTGGAAACCGAAGGCGCCGGTTACGGCGACGTGGGCATCAAGCAGGCCATCGAGGCGGGCTATATCCCCGGCCCGCGGCTGTTCGTCTCCACCCGAGCCATCTCCACCACCGGGGGTTACAACCTGGAAGGCTACGCTCCCGAACTGGACATGCCCAAGGGCGCGCAGCTGATCGACGGCCCCGTGGAGGCGCGGAAGGCCGCGCGCCAGCAACTGGAACACGGCGCCGACTGGATCAAGGTGTACATGACGCACCGCTCGTGGGCCGACAAGGACGGGCATCTTGTCGCGCAGCCCACGCTGACGCTCGAGGAACTCCAAGCGGTCGTGGATGAAACGCACGGCTGGGGCAAGAAAGTCGCCTGCCACGCCTACAACGGCATCGGCCTGCAGCGCGCGCTGGATGGCGGCTGCGACTCGCTGGAACACGGGCTGGAAATCAGCGACGCGCAGATCGCGCAGATGGCCCGCCAGGGCACCTGGTATTGCCCGACCATCGGGGCCTACTACTCCGACTGGGCCCCGGCGAACACCGCCGCCGGGGTGCGCGACCGCGCCCGGGTCGCGCTCCACGAAACTTCCTTCCGCAAGGCGCTGAAGGCCAATCTCAAAATCGTCTTCGGCACGGACACCGGCGGCCTGCCGTGGAGCGAGCCCATGGCCCGCGAATTCGAGTACATGGTGAAGCTGGGGATGAGTCCCATGGAGGCCATCCAATCGGCCACTTCCCGCGCTGCGGAAATGCTGGACAGCAAGGGGGATCTCGGCGTCCTGGCCCCCGGCGCCTACGCCGACGTCATCGCCGTGGCCGGCAATCCGCTCCAGAACATCGCCGAGCTGCAAAAAGTCCGCTTCGTCATGAAGAACGGCGAAGTGTTCAAGAACGATTTCGGGAAATAG
- a CDS encoding DUF6526 family protein produces MSEQNYANHTKMVPAFHYFAMPVFAVNLGWAIYHLVRTGLSFESVMRVLLAAALVVLFFCARLFALTVQDRVIRLEERLRYERLLPADLQARSGEFTRDQFVSLRFASDAELPALARKVLDEKLSDRKTIKQLIKSWKPDHLRA; encoded by the coding sequence ATGAGCGAACAGAATTATGCGAATCACACCAAGATGGTTCCCGCGTTTCACTACTTCGCGATGCCCGTTTTCGCGGTCAATCTCGGGTGGGCCATCTACCACCTGGTAAGGACGGGTCTCTCCTTCGAGAGTGTGATGCGGGTGCTGCTGGCCGCGGCCCTCGTGGTGCTCTTCTTCTGCGCGCGCCTGTTCGCGCTCACCGTGCAGGACCGCGTCATCCGCCTGGAGGAGCGCCTGCGCTACGAGCGCCTGCTCCCCGCCGATCTCCAGGCGCGCAGCGGCGAATTCACCCGCGACCAGTTCGTTTCCCTGCGCTTTGCCAGCGACGCCGAACTTCCCGCGCTGGCCCGCAAGGTCCTCGACGAGAAACTCAGCGACCGCAAAACCATCAAGCAGCTCATCAAGAGCTGGAAACCTGACCACCTTCGGGCCTGA